Genomic segment of Bacteroides stercoris ATCC 43183:
ATAACGAGCTTTCATGGCTACAATTGCAGCACGTGCATGACCAGGTGATTCTATTTCAGGTATAATAGCTACATGACGGTCGGCTGCATACCGGAGTAAGTCGATGAATTCGTCTCTAGAATAGAAACCATTGCCGGAAGTTTTTGACTGGTAATCAAAATCTCCATTATATGCAGGATACAGGCATTCGGATTCATTATAGGTGTGTCCTCTGTGAGAGGCGATTTCTGTCAACTCCTCCAGGCCGGGTATTTGCAAACGCCATCCTTCGTCATCTGAAAAGTGGAAACGAAAGACGTTTAGTTTATATGAAGACAAAATATCTATTAATTTCTTTAAATCAGATAATTCAATAAAGTTACGGGCTACATCCTGCATATGTCCTCTATAGGAAAAGTCCGGATAGTCTTGAATAAATACAGATTGTATGGTATAGGGTGATTCTTGGCCTTTCAAGAGAGATAAAAAGGTTTGCATGCCATTGAAAATGCCATGTGGGGTGGTTGCTAAGAGCTGGATTTTATTGTTTGCAACATCCAGTTCGTAGTATTCTTCATTGACAGCATTTTTTTTTTGATGTAAATAGTCTATCCTTAACTGAACAGTTGAAAGCGAATCGTCTGTAATTCCATATAGGGTGGAAAGTTTGTTTTTCAAGATGCTTGTTTCTATGTGAAAGTCTGGATGAGCAATGATATGTATCGAATTCGCTAAATTCAATACGGATGGAGCATATGTTGCGTGTTTGACTGCAGGAATTACTTCTATCATGCTCGTGTCAAGTATGGCCTTCTCAATCCGTTGATTCTCTTTGTATATCTGATTTGCTCTTTCATTTTGTGAAAAAAGAAATGGTATCGGATGATTGTGGAACTTGATGGGCAATGGCGTGCTCCCTTTACTACCATTTATCCAATATACTCCTTCGGGTTGCATGGAATATCCAGGAACTTCACCTCGTCCATTTATAATAAGTACGATGGAATCACCGGGATTTAGCAGGGTGTAGTTTTTATTTGGAGAGATACGGTGAAAGGTTCCTTTTACTTGTTCTACCTTTGCCATACTGGATTGCTGTAGGTAGGATTTCATTGGGAATTGGGAATAAAAAATACTCCAATCGCCGTCAATAATGGTATTCGATATGTTTTTTATGACAAATTTCTGTTCAATATTATTGCTTTTGTTTATGTCTGGCACATTAATGTGCCAAGTTACAGATACGGGGGCTTCATGATCGGATAGTGTGCATCCTACTACTGTCATGAATGTATATAATATCAATGATAGTGTTATTGTCTTACTCATAATTTCCTTTTATTTACGTCTCATCTATTTCAATGGATTCAATTTGAATTCATTAATGATGTAAATTCCGTTTTCGCAGATAATCTAACAAATAGGCCGGACGATCGGTCTGAATGAGGCGTGCTCCTAATTGATTTATCAAATGTCCATAGCCTGCATCTGGATTGGATAGTGAAAGGTCGTCATCATGCCCGCCGGCCATTGTGTCCCAAAGTGTATTATACCAAATCAGGGATTTTCCTTTGAGGTAGGAGGAGATTTCCTGTGGCAAGGTATTGCCGTCTGTTGCAAACAAAAGTTCGAAGGCTACCGGGTTGATTTCGTTGCAAAACTGTTCTATTTGCTGCTTTGCATCAGGTTTGTCAAGGTTTACAATTGGCATGTAAATGATATCGTGAAGGTACTTTCCATACTGTTTTTTTACTTCATCTACTGATTTTCCCCCTTTCATGATAATTTGCGCTGTGGTACCTGTCTTTTTTAGTAAAGAATACACTTCTCCGAAGTAACGATCTGCCTTGTCTAAATTGATCATAATTTTTCCTTTGGCTAACAACAGAGCTTTTTCCAAAGTTGGAATTTTATGTTTCGTTCGGATGGCACAGCCGTTTCGGAGATGTAAGTTTGACAGATAATCCATTGTTGCTTCCGATACTTTTCCTTTGCCGGTTGTTGTCCGATTGAGTGTTTCGTCATGCATAAGTATAAGCACGCCATCTTTGGTTCGCTGTACATCTAACTCTACGATGTCGACTCCCATTTGTATGGCATTTTCAATGCCTTCTAAAGAGTTTTCTGGAAAATTGCGCCAATCTCCTCTGTGGGCTATTACTAACACGTTGTCTGTAGAACGTGATAATAGCTGGCTGCGTATTTTTTCTGCATGATTTTGCGCAAAGAAATGAGAAGATAGAAGTGATATGATAAATAATAAAATGAATCTTTTCATAATTGAACTATTTGGATGTAAAGGGGCGTATGTGTTAATATACACCCCTGATTGGATTTAATTATAGACCGGCATCGTATGCCCCTGCTTGCATTTTCTCTTTATTGCGAATTTGACCGCGTCCATCTTTACCGAAAGCAGCTTCTCCACACCATTCAAGAAACTGCATACCTATCGGATTGTCTTCTACTTTAAACTCTTTTACAACTTTAATTACTTCTTGTTCTGTGGCAAAATGTTTGATCTTTCCATCTGATACGTTCCATTGGTAAACACCATCTGTAAGGGTAGGATCGGGCATGTTGATATCGCTATAGTCGGTGTCTTTTTCTGTGGCTCCCCAATTCTTATCGGCAGCTTGATATACATTGTATCCTTTGGATAGATAGGGAGACTTGTCAAGATAGATGGTGCGAGTCCCCTTTCCTTTACAGAATAGTGAATTGACAAGAACTGCGGGGTAGCTGGGACTTCTAAGTACACCATAATTGTTGTTTTCGTTTCCTATAATCGTGGAGTTGGCTAATAGAAAATATCCGTCACCATTTACAACAATGTTTCTGTCATTATTGCCGGCTGCTCCCCAAATGGTAGTGTTGTTC
This window contains:
- a CDS encoding glycerophosphodiester phosphodiesterase family protein; the encoded protein is MKRFILLFIISLLSSHFFAQNHAEKIRSQLLSRSTDNVLVIAHRGDWRNFPENSLEGIENAIQMGVDIVELDVQRTKDGVLILMHDETLNRTTTGKGKVSEATMDYLSNLHLRNGCAIRTKHKIPTLEKALLLAKGKIMINLDKADRYFGEVYSLLKKTGTTAQIIMKGGKSVDEVKKQYGKYLHDIIYMPIVNLDKPDAKQQIEQFCNEINPVAFELLFATDGNTLPQEISSYLKGKSLIWYNTLWDTMAGGHDDDLSLSNPDAGYGHLINQLGARLIQTDRPAYLLDYLRKRNLHH